The genome window CCACGCTACTGCAAATGGGCATGAGACTTTTGATACAGACACAGCAACTAAACAGCAAAATGGATTAGTTGGTGAATACTATGTCCTGTCTCATGGTCACTACCAGGTTGAATTATTGGATAATTTGGACCAGGTACCAACAACTGGTGCTGTAATTAATATTTCAGTTGCAAAACCTGAAAAGGCTCCAGGATTTCCCGTTCGCGCATATGCAATTTTCGATTAATATTAGAAAAAGCAGAGTTAAATGAAACCTTTGAATAAATTTCATTTAACTCTGCTTTCTTTTAAATCAGCCCAATTGCAAATGTTACGACTTGAACCAGTGAGCCAATTAATAATATTTTAACTGCACATGGGAATGTCTCTTTCTTAACTTGCTTAGCAAATAACATCCGTGTTTGCTTAACCACAAATGGGATAATCAATAAGGTTAACAAGACTGTCCATGGCGTGAAATGAAGAACCGCGGCGAAAATAATAGCTAAAAATGCTAAAACGTTCTTAATAGCAAATGCATATAGACCATTTTTCTGCCCTATAAAGTGAATAACTGTATGACGGCGATTGTCTTCATCTTCACCCGCATCACAAATATTATTTGCTAATAATAGGTTGGAAATCCACAATTCATCCGGTAAAGCAACGAGAAAGACGACCCCGATATTTGCCCAGGACCATGTAAATTGCTGGCCAACATTAATAAAGACAGAAATAAGGGTAATCATGAACCCCATTGTAAATCCCGAGGCAAATTCACCAACTGGCAACCCTGACAAAGGAAATGGACCAGAAGAGTAAAGAATGCCGATTGCAAAACAAAAGATTCCCATCCATAGTAACGGAAGGCCAACACGAGTAACTAGATAGATTCCGATTAAGCCGGCTACTATACTAAAGGCAAGCAAGAGACCGAGAACTAAACGCGGTGAAATATTTTCCCGCCCAATAATATTTGTATTTTTCTTATAATCAACGGTATCAATGGCATGGTTATAATCATTATAATTATCCATCATATCAACCGCCATATTGAATAATAGCATTGCAATGAAAAACAGAACTGAATTTAGTAGGTTTAGGGAATGATAATAATAGACACTAAGGCAAACCCCGAGGAGCATCGGTAAGATACTGGCAGTTTTGGCCTTAATTTCTACTAATTCCAAAAAAACATTTAACGACATTTAGTAAATTTTCCTTTCATAATTCCTTAGTTGTTCGGTACAATATAGATGGTACACCATAACAAAGGAATTATCGATTAATGAAACAACATTTTTTCCATACCTATCCGGCGATTAATAACGCTCTAGGTAAAGTAAATCAAACAATTAATGACCGGATTACAATTAAAAATACCCAACTACACGATGCCCTACAACAAATGGCCTCAAATGGTGGTAAATACCTTCGCCCAGCATTCTTCCTTTTATTTGCAAATATCAATCATCAAACTGCCGATGAGCAAGAAAAGCTAATTAAAATTGCCTCTTCACTTGAGGTTTTACACATGGCTACTTTGATTCATGATGATATTATTGATGATTCACCTAAGCGTCGTGGAGCTGTCAGTGTCCAAGCCGCTTTTGGTAAAGATACGGCTGTCTATACTGGGGACTTCCTTTTTACTATTTTCTTTGATCTCCTCGTAGAAACGATGACCGGGTCAGCCTACTTGACACGAAATGCCCGGACGATGCGCAAAATTCTTACTGGAGAACTAGGACAAATGGATAATCGCTTTGATCTTGATCAATCATTACTCGATTATTATCGCAATGTAAACGGCAAAACGGCTGCCATTTTTAGTCTTGCCGCTGAAGAAGGAGCTTATTTTGGTCATGCCGATCATCGGACCATCAATTTAGCAAAACGGATTGGCCAAAACATTGGGATTAGCTTCCAGATATTAGATGATATTCTTGATTATTCAGGGGATGAACGCCTTAACAAACCTGTTTTGGAGGATTTAGCAACTGGTGTTTACTCCCTCCCCCTTCTTTTAACCTTACAAAATCATCGTCATGAATTAGAACCGTTACTTGCCAAGAAACGCCAAATGACGATTGAAGATATAGAAAAAGTCCAAAAGATTGTTGTCACTCATGGCGGTGTTGAACAGGCGCAAGAAATTGCTACTAAGTTTACACAAAAAGCGCAAACCGAAATCGATGAATTAGCAGATAAGCATACTCGAAAGATGTTGAAGTTGGTAGCAAATAAGTTATTGACGAGGGTAAATTAAAACAGATAAGACTAAGAAAATTCCAGTTCTCAGTCTTATCTGTTTTTTATTCTTGAACCAAGATCTCAACATCCCACGAATCAAGCATCGTTTCAGGTGAATCGCCAGTCAAAAGGTCTCGATAACCCTTTTGAAATTCTACTGGTAATGGTTGTTTACCCTTTCCCATATTAAGGACAAAGTAAATATCCTGACCTGCTGAATTTTGGCGTTTTGTTATCTCCAGTTCTGTTGGTTCTTTAACTAACGCGGAAAGGTGCACATCATCAACAATATGCATTATGATCTTACGGAGACTAGCATGGTCAAGGCGACTACCAACATACCATGCTTTCCCTTTTGAATAGGTATTCTCGGTTACCGCGGGAGTCCCAGCATAAAATTCACTAGCGTATTCAGCCAGGACATGAGCTCCATTAAGGCGAATTAAATCCGCTATCAAATATCCAGTTAATTCATCCCCGGTCGTCATTGTTAATTTGACATCTTTATTAGGGAGGATTGCATCACTTTCTTCAACCCACAGTCCCATTACATCTTTCAATGGTCCAGGGTAGCCACCAGGATAAATATTGTCGGATTCATTTACCATTCCGGACATAAAACTAGTAATAAAATTACCACCGTTAGCAACATAATCCGTAATCTTCTTGCCTAAGCCACCCTTAACCATGTAAAGGACAGGAGCAACTACGAGATCATACTGTCTAAAATCATCGTCAACGGAAATTACATCAGTCGGAATATTCAGCTCATAAAATTGCCGATAATAATCAAGAATAATTGGTACATATTTTAGGTCCTGGGTAATACCATCGACATACTCAAAAGACCAGAAATTACTCCAGTCAAAGATAAGGGCCACCCGCGCTTTAGTCTGAGAATCTTTAATAACCGGGCCCACTTTTCTTAAATCATGACCTAATTTCGCCACTTCTTTAAATACCCGGGTATCAGTCCGGTTGGCGTGACTAATCACGGCACCATGAAACTTTTCTGATCCGCCCAGTGCCTGCTTCAACTGGAAAAATTGAACAGTATCCGCACCATGTGCAACTGCCTGTAATTCAGTGGCTGCCATCTGTCCCGGACGCTTTAATGGGCTATATGGTTGCCAATTAACTTGTGATGGCGTCGATTCCATCAGCATAAACGGTTGGTGTTTTAGGGAACGCATCAAATCATATAAGAATGCTGGTTGATAAATCGGCGCATCATAAGCCGGATAACTATCATATGATATGATGTCTTGCGCACTAGCCCACTGCTGATAATCAATCATTTTATTGGGCAGACTATGAAAGTTAGTAGTGACTAAAGTCGTTGGGTCATATTTTTCAATGATTTGCTTTTCCATCTTAAATAAATCAAGCATTTGGGCCGATTGAAAACGTAAATAATCAATTGAAAGTCCGGCGACAATTGTTTCCGATCCTTCTGGACCCCATGCATCACCAAGTTCATTAGGCACAACAATCTCATTCCAGTCATGAATTGTATGACTCCACACATTCATATTCCATGCATGATTAAGATTATCCAAGGTTTGATAGCGCGCCTTTAACCATTGCTGAAATTCTGTTTGGCATTCTTCACAATAACAATTGCCACCATATTCATTATTAACATGCCAAGCAACAATATGCGGATTATCGCCATACCTTTTAGCAAGCTGTTCAACAAGATTTTTCGCTAAGCGCCGATAGTTTTTACTGCTTGGGCAAAAGTTATGCCGGGCACCAAATACATGGCGGCGTCCTTGGTAGTCGACCCGCGCAACATCTGGGTATTTCTTAAACATCCAAGCGGGCATCGCGGCTGTTGAAGTTGCAAGGACAATATCAAAATCAGCAACTGTTAATTCTTTGATAATCTTATCAAGCTTAGTAAAATCGTATTTTCCCTCCTGCGGTTCAAGCAAAGCCCATGAAAAAACATTGATCGTGGCGGAATTTATATCTGCCTGTTTAAATACTTTAATATCTTCATCCCACGTTTCTTCTGGCCACTGTTCCGGATTATAGTCGCCACCATATAAGAAACGCGGCAATTCTTTCTTCATCATTATCTCACCCTATTTAAATTCTACTGTTACTACCTTATCGCCATGCTTAATAAGCTTACCGGGAGTAAAACCAGCCGTTGCTTTAATATTATGCGGTTGCGCAAAGAAAGTAATTACCCAATCTTCGTACCCGCTTTGTCTAATCAATTCACGATCAAAATCAAAGAGTAACTGACCCTTTTTAACGATTTGACCGTCATTATAATGGGCATTGAAGCCTTCACCACGCATGTTCACGGTCCCGACGCCAATATGAACAATCATTTCTAACCCCTTGTCAGAAGTAATGCCAAACGCATGCCGGGTGCCAAACGTAAAATTAATCTTACCGTCAAATGGGGCGTACAACTTATCACTTGTTGGCTTAATTGCAAAGCCCTTGCCGGGGAACGGTTGACCATCACGATCGACAACTTCTTTCATGGCGACTAATTCTCCATCTGTTGGGGCATAAATCGTTTCTTCTTTAAGACCAGTCGATGATGTCGACGCTTCACTTGTCAGTTCTCCTTGTGCTAATTTATCCTTTAATTCTTCAACTACTTCCGCATGAACTTCTTCACTCAATTTCACCTTAAAAAGGAAGACAAAAATTGATAAAACAGCTAATACCAGCGGGATATAAAAGGCCATACTATCAAAAGTCCGAATATCATGACCTGTCATGTCAGCAGCAGTTGCGCTCCCCGTCATTCCGGCCGCAATTGCGATATAACCGACAAGTCCATTTGAGATCGCCCCTGTTAATTTATCAATCATTGGTCGCACAGCAAGGACAACCGCCTCATTTCGTTGACCAGACTTTAATTGGCCATATTCAATTGCATCCGTTAATGTTAAAACTGTTACCAATTGGGCAAAATTAATGTTAAACAAGACCAATCCAAAGTCCATCATTAAAACATTAGAGCGGGCAAAAATAAAGATTAAATATGCTAAACTCATGCAGACTTGGCCACCAATGAATAACCATTTCCGTGGAATAAATTTATTCAAAATAGGATAAAGGGGACTAGTACAGAAACCGATAATCGTAGCGATGACCCCAACAATCCAGAATTCACCAGGTTTACCAATAACAAACTTGTAAAGGTAGAAAAGGACACCATTAGTTACAACATAGGCACATGAATAAAGTAAATATGCCAAACTTGGCCATAAGATTTGGTCATTGTGAAAAATTGCTGAAAAAACTTCCCGAATGGTTGTCTTATCCTGGGCAGACTTACGGATCACATTGTAATTTTCTTTCGTCCCAACACAAACAACCAAGGCACAGATAACAGCCAATGCCGAAATGATGGCAGCAAAGGCAAACCAACCAGCTGGCCCCTGCCGATGATGACCTGTAGCTAAATAAGTAAAAGTCGTTACAATCGGGACCACGATAATCGTTAATCCATTCCAGCCAAGTGTTCCCGC of Limosilactobacillus reuteri subsp. reuteri contains these proteins:
- a CDS encoding prenyltransferase; this translates as MSLNVFLELVEIKAKTASILPMLLGVCLSVYYYHSLNLLNSVLFFIAMLLFNMAVDMMDNYNDYNHAIDTVDYKKNTNIIGRENISPRLVLGLLLAFSIVAGLIGIYLVTRVGLPLLWMGIFCFAIGILYSSGPFPLSGLPVGEFASGFTMGFMITLISVFINVGQQFTWSWANIGVVFLVALPDELWISNLLLANNICDAGEDEDNRRHTVIHFIGQKNGLYAFAIKNVLAFLAIIFAAVLHFTPWTVLLTLLIIPFVVKQTRMLFAKQVKKETFPCAVKILLIGSLVQVVTFAIGLI
- a CDS encoding PTS sugar transporter subunit IIA; this encodes MTHSHKLTGKQLISRASFCFGNLGHSAFYGVMSTYFIIFVTSGMFAGLSKTVANKLIGLITGLIVSVRILELLIDPLLGNIVDNTKTRWGKFKPWILMGNIVSAILLLILFTGIFGLAKYNWVLFAILFVIIFVTFDIFYSFSDVSYWGMVPALSEDSEERGVYTALGAFAGTLGWNGLTIIVVPIVTTFTYLATGHHRQGPAGWFAFAAIISALAVICALVVCVGTKENYNVIRKSAQDKTTIREVFSAIFHNDQILWPSLAYLLYSCAYVVTNGVLFYLYKFVIGKPGEFWIVGVIATIIGFCTSPLYPILNKFIPRKWLFIGGQVCMSLAYLIFIFARSNVLMMDFGLVLFNINFAQLVTVLTLTDAIEYGQLKSGQRNEAVVLAVRPMIDKLTGAISNGLVGYIAIAAGMTGSATAADMTGHDIRTFDSMAFYIPLVLAVLSIFVFLFKVKLSEEVHAEVVEELKDKLAQGELTSEASTSSTGLKEETIYAPTDGELVAMKEVVDRDGQPFPGKGFAIKPTSDKLYAPFDGKINFTFGTRHAFGITSDKGLEMIVHIGVGTVNMRGEGFNAHYNDGQIVKKGQLLFDFDRELIRQSGYEDWVITFFAQPHNIKATAGFTPGKLIKHGDKVVTVEFK
- a CDS encoding beta-galactosidase, which translates into the protein MMKKELPRFLYGGDYNPEQWPEETWDEDIKVFKQADINSATINVFSWALLEPQEGKYDFTKLDKIIKELTVADFDIVLATSTAAMPAWMFKKYPDVARVDYQGRRHVFGARHNFCPSSKNYRRLAKNLVEQLAKRYGDNPHIVAWHVNNEYGGNCYCEECQTEFQQWLKARYQTLDNLNHAWNMNVWSHTIHDWNEIVVPNELGDAWGPEGSETIVAGLSIDYLRFQSAQMLDLFKMEKQIIEKYDPTTLVTTNFHSLPNKMIDYQQWASAQDIISYDSYPAYDAPIYQPAFLYDLMRSLKHQPFMLMESTPSQVNWQPYSPLKRPGQMAATELQAVAHGADTVQFFQLKQALGGSEKFHGAVISHANRTDTRVFKEVAKLGHDLRKVGPVIKDSQTKARVALIFDWSNFWSFEYVDGITQDLKYVPIILDYYRQFYELNIPTDVISVDDDFRQYDLVVAPVLYMVKGGLGKKITDYVANGGNFITSFMSGMVNESDNIYPGGYPGPLKDVMGLWVEESDAILPNKDVKLTMTTGDELTGYLIADLIRLNGAHVLAEYASEFYAGTPAVTENTYSKGKAWYVGSRLDHASLRKIIMHIVDDVHLSALVKEPTELEITKRQNSAGQDIYFVLNMGKGKQPLPVEFQKGYRDLLTGDSPETMLDSWDVEILVQE
- a CDS encoding polyprenyl synthetase family protein, producing MKQHFFHTYPAINNALGKVNQTINDRITIKNTQLHDALQQMASNGGKYLRPAFFLLFANINHQTADEQEKLIKIASSLEVLHMATLIHDDIIDDSPKRRGAVSVQAAFGKDTAVYTGDFLFTIFFDLLVETMTGSAYLTRNARTMRKILTGELGQMDNRFDLDQSLLDYYRNVNGKTAAIFSLAAEEGAYFGHADHRTINLAKRIGQNIGISFQILDDILDYSGDERLNKPVLEDLATGVYSLPLLLTLQNHRHELEPLLAKKRQMTIEDIEKVQKIVVTHGGVEQAQEIATKFTQKAQTEIDELADKHTRKMLKLVANKLLTRVN